Proteins encoded by one window of Marixanthomonas sp. SCSIO 43207:
- a CDS encoding ferrous iron transport protein A, with protein MHTIATLKKGQRAIIKEFSVERVPLKLLEMGCLPGNEVALVQTAPFQDPIYLNINGSHLAIRKETAALIEIELL; from the coding sequence ATGCATACAATCGCCACACTTAAAAAAGGGCAACGTGCTATTATTAAAGAATTTTCTGTAGAGCGCGTACCCCTCAAATTACTTGAAATGGGTTGTCTACCTGGCAATGAAGTGGCATTGGTGCAAACAGCTCCCTTTCAAGATCCTATTTATCTAAATATCAACGGAAGCCACCTCGCGATAAGAAAAGAAACCGCTGCTCTTATTGAAATTGAATTATTATAG
- a CDS encoding metal-dependent transcriptional regulator has protein sequence MKYSLSEENYLKAIYHLEKIAATGVATNAIAEQMETKPSSVTDMIKRLSDKELVNYVKYQGVTLTENGKKTALTIIRKHRLWEVFLVDKLNFHWDEVHEIAEQLEHIHSEELITRLDKFLGEPDFDPHGDPIPDKDGNIKRTEKKLLSDLDKNQGGVCVGVKESSPEFLQYLDKKKITIGTKIKVLGKEFFDGSMVILVGKDQYFISKKTAENLYVQTN, from the coding sequence ATGAAATACAGCCTTTCTGAAGAAAATTACCTTAAAGCAATCTACCATTTGGAAAAGATTGCTGCTACCGGAGTAGCAACAAATGCTATTGCTGAACAGATGGAAACTAAACCGTCATCAGTAACCGATATGATTAAACGACTTTCTGATAAAGAGTTGGTTAATTATGTTAAGTATCAAGGGGTCACTCTTACTGAAAATGGGAAAAAGACTGCTTTAACGATTATTCGCAAGCACCGTCTTTGGGAGGTTTTCTTAGTAGATAAGTTAAACTTTCATTGGGATGAGGTTCATGAAATTGCAGAACAACTAGAACATATTCATTCAGAAGAATTAATTACTCGATTGGATAAATTTTTAGGCGAGCCTGATTTTGATCCACACGGAGACCCAATCCCAGATAAAGATGGAAATATAAAGCGAACCGAAAAGAAGTTGTTGTCAGACTTAGACAAAAATCAAGGAGGCGTTTGTGTAGGTGTTAAAGAATCTAGTCCTGAGTTTTTACAGTATTTAGATAAGAAAAAAATTACAATTGGTACAAAAATCAAAGTTCTAGGAAAAGAGTTTTTTGATGGCTCGATGGTTATTTTGGTAGGAAAAGATCAATATTTCATATCAAAAAAAACAGCAGAAAATTTATACGTTCAAACCAACTAG
- the rseP gene encoding RIP metalloprotease RseP — MSPFAVKAIQLLLSLSILIVLHELGHFIPAKIFKTRVEKFFLFFDVKFALFKKKIGETVYGIGWLPLGGYVKISGMIDESMDKEQMAKPPEPWEFRSKPAWQRLIIMLGGVTVNIIVGFVIYMGILYFNGTTITTNDDLPRGFSVADTFKEIGFQDGDYILQVNGKEFEDVGLINKHLFLRDVQSITVKHANGDTETISIPEDIGEKMFQQDILHPFRPMRNAIVDTVVADYPAIEAGFKNGDSIVAVNGTRVTHWQQFTSIVKANTDAESTIVVSRNNILDTLKVTPNEDGQIGVNNYGKEYQGKGTKVTYGLGESITGGIKYGYNTLEDYVAQFKYVFTAKGATQVGGFGAIGSLFPDTWDWLSFWETTALISIILAFMNILPIPALDGGHVMFLLYEMVSGRKPGDKFMEYAQMVGFFLLIALVLFANGNDIYRWLFQ, encoded by the coding sequence ATGAGTCCATTTGCCGTTAAAGCAATACAGCTTTTGTTAAGCTTATCTATATTAATTGTATTACATGAGTTGGGGCACTTTATCCCAGCTAAGATTTTTAAAACACGAGTAGAAAAATTCTTCCTCTTTTTTGATGTAAAATTTGCTCTTTTCAAAAAGAAAATAGGTGAAACAGTCTATGGAATTGGTTGGTTGCCACTTGGTGGTTATGTAAAAATTTCCGGGATGATTGATGAAAGCATGGATAAAGAGCAGATGGCAAAACCACCAGAGCCGTGGGAGTTTAGAAGCAAACCTGCTTGGCAACGTTTAATTATCATGCTAGGAGGTGTAACCGTTAACATCATAGTTGGTTTTGTTATATATATGGGGATATTATACTTCAACGGTACGACAATAACAACCAATGATGATTTGCCTAGAGGGTTTTCAGTTGCCGATACGTTTAAAGAAATAGGTTTTCAAGATGGCGATTATATTTTGCAAGTAAACGGAAAAGAATTTGAAGATGTTGGTTTAATCAACAAACACCTTTTTTTACGAGACGTACAAAGCATAACCGTAAAACACGCTAATGGCGATACTGAAACAATTTCAATACCTGAAGATATAGGAGAAAAAATGTTTCAGCAAGATATATTACATCCATTTAGACCTATGCGTAATGCTATTGTAGATACTGTTGTGGCAGATTATCCAGCAATTGAAGCAGGTTTTAAAAATGGCGATAGTATTGTTGCAGTTAACGGAACCCGAGTAACCCACTGGCAACAATTTACATCTATAGTAAAGGCTAATACAGATGCTGAAAGTACAATCGTGGTTTCAAGAAATAATATACTTGATACATTAAAAGTAACGCCTAATGAAGACGGTCAAATAGGTGTAAACAACTACGGAAAAGAATACCAAGGTAAAGGAACAAAGGTTACTTATGGTCTAGGTGAAAGTATTACCGGAGGAATTAAATATGGTTATAATACTCTTGAAGACTACGTAGCACAATTTAAATATGTGTTTACTGCAAAAGGAGCTACACAAGTAGGAGGTTTTGGTGCCATTGGGAGTTTATTTCCCGATACGTGGGATTGGCTAAGTTTTTGGGAAACTACAGCGTTGATTTCAATCATTCTTGCCTTTATGAATATATTGCCTATACCTGCCTTAGACGGTGGTCACGTAATGTTTTTATTATATGAAATGGTAAGCGGTCGTAAACCGGGTGATAAATTTATGGAATATGCTCAAATGGTAGGATTTTTTCTACTAATTGCCTTAGTCTTATTTGCAAACGGAAATGATATTTACCGCTGGCTTTTTCAATAA
- the feoB gene encoding ferrous iron transport protein B yields MARQINVALLGNPNTGKTSVFNRLTGLNQKVGNYPGITVEKKQGLCKLDRGLKAHIIDLPGTYSLNASSVDENVVIELMLNKNDKDFPDVAVVVADVENLKRNLLLFTQIKDLGIPTILAINMADRMKRKAISIEIEELEKKLETKIALISSRKNEGFDNLKELITNYSLLSKKPCVNASKIAPEYFERLRNAFPKQDLYKLWLVITQDVNFGTLTRKELKGVASFQTESKGNLKRLQQKETIARYQFINNALKETLTVDTANAKDFRSRMDRILTHKVWGYVIFFSILLLIFQAIFDWSSYPMDFIDSTFASLSEWAKASLPAGDFTNLIAEGIIPGLGGIVIFIPQIAFLFLFISILEETGYMSRVVFLMDRIMRRFGLSGKSVVPLVSGTACAIPAIMATRNIESWKERLITILVTPFTTCSARLPVYLIIIALVIPDERVLGIFSLQGITLMIMYLIGFGAAIGSAWLLDKFLNVPGRSFFVIEMPNYKIPLLKNVLITVVEKTKSFVLGAGKIILAISIVLWVLASYGPGDFNNAEEIVTTQNTNQNLSEEELETKIASFKLENSYIGIIGKGIEPAVRPLGYDWKIGIAIVSSFAAREVFVGTLATIYSVGSDEEETIKNRMAAETNPVLGTPLFNFASGVSLLLFYAFAMQCMSTLAIVKRETNSWKWPMWQLIIMSGIAYVFALAAYQLLK; encoded by the coding sequence ATGGCTAGACAGATTAATGTAGCATTACTTGGTAACCCCAATACCGGAAAAACATCAGTATTTAATCGATTAACGGGATTAAACCAAAAAGTAGGAAACTACCCTGGTATTACCGTTGAAAAAAAACAAGGACTTTGTAAACTTGATCGAGGCCTAAAAGCACACATAATTGACCTGCCGGGAACATACAGTCTCAACGCCTCTTCTGTAGACGAAAACGTTGTTATAGAATTAATGTTAAATAAAAATGACAAGGATTTTCCAGATGTGGCAGTAGTAGTAGCTGATGTTGAGAATTTAAAAAGAAACCTACTTCTCTTTACTCAAATTAAAGACCTCGGCATACCCACCATTCTTGCTATTAATATGGCAGATAGAATGAAACGAAAAGCTATTTCAATTGAAATAGAAGAACTTGAAAAAAAACTAGAAACAAAAATTGCTCTTATTAGTTCACGGAAGAATGAAGGGTTTGACAACCTAAAAGAGCTTATCACTAATTACTCACTACTTTCAAAAAAACCTTGTGTAAATGCTTCAAAAATAGCTCCTGAATATTTTGAACGTCTTCGCAATGCTTTTCCTAAACAAGATTTATACAAACTTTGGTTGGTTATTACACAGGATGTCAATTTTGGGACGTTGACACGAAAAGAATTAAAGGGAGTCGCAAGTTTTCAAACTGAATCAAAAGGAAATTTGAAAAGACTTCAGCAAAAGGAAACCATTGCTAGATATCAATTTATAAATAACGCTTTAAAAGAGACCCTCACTGTAGACACAGCAAATGCGAAAGACTTTAGAAGTCGTATGGACCGCATACTTACACATAAAGTATGGGGCTATGTAATCTTTTTTTCGATTTTGTTATTAATTTTCCAAGCTATATTTGATTGGAGTAGCTACCCGATGGACTTTATTGATAGCACATTTGCAAGTTTGAGTGAATGGGCAAAAGCATCTTTACCTGCCGGTGATTTTACCAATTTAATTGCCGAAGGAATTATCCCGGGACTTGGAGGTATTGTGATATTTATTCCGCAGATAGCTTTTTTATTTTTATTCATTTCTATTCTAGAAGAAACAGGTTATATGAGTCGTGTGGTCTTTTTAATGGATCGTATTATGCGACGCTTTGGCCTTAGTGGAAAAAGTGTTGTTCCATTAGTTTCAGGAACTGCGTGTGCCATTCCTGCGATTATGGCTACCCGAAATATTGAAAGCTGGAAAGAACGTTTAATTACTATTCTGGTTACACCTTTTACCACGTGTTCGGCACGATTACCGGTTTATTTAATCATCATTGCATTGGTCATACCAGATGAGCGTGTTTTAGGAATTTTTAGCCTTCAAGGTATTACATTAATGATTATGTACCTTATAGGTTTTGGCGCAGCAATTGGTTCGGCTTGGTTACTCGATAAGTTTTTAAATGTTCCGGGGCGTTCTTTTTTTGTTATTGAAATGCCCAATTATAAAATACCGTTATTAAAAAACGTCTTAATAACGGTTGTAGAAAAAACCAAGTCTTTTGTGCTGGGAGCTGGTAAAATAATATTGGCTATCTCTATTGTTCTTTGGGTGTTAGCTTCATATGGCCCGGGAGATTTTAACAACGCTGAAGAAATTGTAACTACTCAAAACACCAATCAAAACCTTTCTGAAGAAGAACTAGAAACTAAAATAGCTTCTTTTAAACTTGAAAATTCATACATAGGTATTATTGGTAAAGGTATTGAACCCGCTGTACGACCTTTAGGATATGACTGGAAAATTGGGATTGCAATTGTAAGTTCATTTGCAGCAAGAGAAGTTTTTGTTGGTACGCTTGCTACTATTTATAGTGTGGGGAGCGATGAAGAAGAAACAATTAAAAACCGAATGGCAGCAGAAACAAATCCGGTTTTAGGTACACCTTTATTTAATTTTGCCAGTGGTGTTTCACTGTTACTCTTTTATGCATTTGCCATGCAATGTATGAGCACATTGGCGATTGTAAAAAGAGAAACAAACAGCTGGAAATGGCCTATGTGGCAATTAATTATTATGAGTGGAATAGCATATGTTTTTGCATTGGCAGCATATCAGCTATTAAAATAA
- a CDS encoding thioredoxin family protein: MKKVIYFILFVFAGVLDSSIQAQENDGIHWKNWSELEESFNKNPKPVFLFFHADWCVYCKKMERVVFKKEEIIQKLNNDYYAVEMNVETTDTIFFDGMTFSNIQAQTQRNGVHQIPLLFASRENKPFSLPAMIILNQDFTVRTRIFEYNTSKQLLKAL; this comes from the coding sequence ATGAAAAAGGTAATTTACTTCATATTATTTGTATTTGCAGGTGTACTTGATTCTTCAATTCAGGCTCAAGAAAACGACGGCATACATTGGAAAAATTGGTCAGAACTTGAAGAATCATTTAACAAAAACCCAAAACCTGTATTCTTATTTTTTCACGCAGACTGGTGTGTGTATTGCAAAAAAATGGAACGAGTTGTCTTTAAAAAAGAAGAAATCATTCAGAAACTAAATAATGATTATTATGCCGTTGAAATGAATGTAGAAACAACAGATACTATATTTTTTGACGGAATGACATTCAGCAACATACAAGCTCAAACACAACGCAATGGAGTGCATCAAATACCGCTATTGTTTGCATCTAGAGAAAACAAACCATTTTCGTTACCGGCAATGATTATTTTGAACCAGGATTTTACTGTACGCACTCGTATTTTTGAGTATAACACTTCAAAACAACTTCTTAAAGCCTTATAG
- a CDS encoding SdiA-regulated domain-containing protein, giving the protein MNKIVVALSVVIIGIAFLFYHLYKSRIEQKRVALEDTQEVVDSWELPSVLDEISGIIWVEDNRIACIQDEVGIVFFYNLKTKKLDGQIKFGGDGDYEGIALAGDDIYVTRSDGEIFEILDYKGEPTFNQYNLPLSEKNNIETLLADTINNQLLIMAKDHEPFGNDGRGIYGFDITTKKLKEKPVLMVTAKDSDLKKTLHKIRPSDIAIHPKTKEIYILQGTKPRILIANSNGVATKEYPLNNKVFYQPEGITFSPDGTLYISNEATGGVPSILKVKLK; this is encoded by the coding sequence ATGAATAAAATAGTAGTTGCCTTGTCTGTCGTAATTATTGGTATAGCTTTTTTATTTTATCATTTGTACAAATCTAGAATTGAACAAAAACGAGTTGCGCTAGAAGACACTCAAGAAGTTGTTGACAGTTGGGAGTTACCAAGTGTACTTGATGAAATTTCTGGAATTATTTGGGTAGAAGATAATCGTATTGCGTGCATTCAAGATGAAGTAGGAATTGTCTTTTTCTACAATTTGAAAACAAAAAAACTAGATGGTCAAATAAAATTTGGTGGTGATGGCGATTATGAAGGTATAGCGCTAGCAGGTGATGATATTTACGTTACGCGAAGCGATGGTGAAATTTTTGAAATATTAGATTACAAAGGCGAGCCTACATTTAATCAATACAACTTACCCCTTTCAGAAAAAAACAATATTGAAACCTTATTAGCAGATACTATAAACAACCAGCTTTTAATAATGGCAAAAGATCACGAACCATTTGGTAATGACGGAAGAGGAATCTATGGTTTTGACATTACAACAAAAAAATTAAAAGAAAAGCCTGTGTTGATGGTAACTGCAAAAGATTCAGATCTTAAAAAGACATTACATAAAATACGACCTTCAGATATTGCTATTCATCCCAAAACAAAAGAAATATATATATTACAAGGAACAAAACCTCGTATTTTAATCGCAAACTCAAATGGCGTTGCAACAAAAGAATACCCTTTAAACAATAAAGTTTTTTATCAGCCTGAAGGCATTACTTTTTCGCCAGATGGAACGCTATATATCTCAAATGAGGCAACAGGAG
- a CDS encoding ZIP family metal transporter: MDSIIEYFESIDPISAAFYATLFTWGLTGLGASLVFFFKGMNRKLFDGMLGFTGGVMVAASFWSLLAPGIEMSNGEGFEKTIPAIVGFGFGALFIFVLDKILPHLHINFRKSEAEGIKTPWHRSVLLTLAITMHNIPEGLAIGVLFGGAAMGFDGASITGAVALAMGIGLQNFPEGFAVAMPLRGQGMSRWKSFNFGHLSAAVEPLAAILGAWAVLTFEPILPYALCFAAGAMIFVVVEEVVPESQRGNNTDIATLGFIGGFMVMMTLDVGLG, translated from the coding sequence ATGGATAGCATTATAGAATATTTTGAATCAATAGACCCTATTTCGGCAGCATTTTACGCCACATTATTTACTTGGGGGCTTACAGGTCTTGGAGCATCATTAGTGTTTTTCTTTAAAGGGATGAACCGAAAACTCTTTGACGGTATGCTTGGTTTTACCGGTGGGGTTATGGTGGCAGCGAGTTTTTGGAGCTTACTGGCTCCGGGGATTGAAATGAGTAATGGTGAAGGATTTGAAAAAACAATTCCTGCCATTGTTGGTTTTGGTTTTGGAGCTCTTTTCATCTTCGTACTGGATAAAATTCTGCCTCACCTTCATATTAATTTCAGAAAAAGTGAAGCTGAAGGAATTAAAACACCTTGGCACCGTTCTGTATTATTAACACTTGCAATTACAATGCACAACATTCCTGAAGGTCTTGCTATTGGTGTTCTTTTTGGCGGAGCAGCAATGGGTTTTGATGGTGCCAGTATTACAGGTGCAGTTGCTTTGGCTATGGGTATAGGGTTACAAAACTTCCCTGAAGGTTTTGCTGTTGCTATGCCGCTTAGAGGACAAGGAATGAGCCGTTGGAAATCATTTAATTTCGGCCATCTTTCTGCTGCAGTTGAGCCTCTAGCTGCAATATTAGGTGCCTGGGCAGTACTTACGTTTGAACCTATTTTACCTTATGCATTATGTTTTGCTGCAGGTGCGATGATTTTTGTTGTTGTAGAAGAAGTTGTACCCGAAAGTCAACGAGGTAACAATACCGATATCGCTACTTTAGGCTTCATTGGCGGGTTTATGGTGATGATGACTTTAGATGTAGGACTAGGGTAA
- a CDS encoding TonB-dependent receptor produces MKLKSLLFICLLSIGFVTAQTQRSSISGTVTSNGNPIPFSSIYVQNGKGTNADENGSFTLDITEGTFTIIAQSQGFKTQKKTITVVLGENKTINFSLSEDTFGLEEVVVSATRNQIPKREAPVIVNVLSPKVFKATQSISLADGLNYQPGVRTETNCQNCGFTQVRLNGLEGQYTQVLVNSKPVFSALNGVYGLEQIPVSIIDRVEVVRSGGSALFGSNAIAGTVNVITKEPVINTWEINSNVAVIDEKSTDRTININGSLVSEDLSSGITIYGIYRNRDAYDANDDGFTEITELQNNSLGTKAFLKPNDNSKIGIDFTAIREYRRGGDRLDLAPQFTDITEELDHNTIFTGADYQWHDDDYKNSIEAYTSLQHTDRESYYGGLGGGRTAADSIAANNSFGNTKDLAIVAGSKYSHNFDNKDVLTTGIEYQLNDTQDAITGYNRLIDQKVNNFGFYAQYEWKLIKDFTALIGARLDHVDVDGFYSIQNIIRQSNVEQTVLSPRFTILYNFTDALQFRGGYARGFRAPQAFNEDLHISSVGGEQRFVILSDELESEFSNAFTASLNFTKDFNKVQTNLLIEGFYTTLENPFTLVNTGNSLPNGSILEESRNGSGAKVMGANFEVSISPSSNLFFQLGGTIQRSRYDQNQVLFEADDTSEGEQDVSTDEFVRSPNSYGFLNSNWQINDAFKLDVTGTFTGSMIAPRVINDSGFIDLVDTESFFDVTSKLTYHFDLKENFHVELSGGIQNIFNSYQDDFDSGAMRDSDYVYGPNMPRTFFIGLRFGDF; encoded by the coding sequence ATGAAACTAAAGTCCTTACTATTTATTTGCTTACTTTCGATAGGTTTTGTAACTGCTCAAACTCAAAGATCTTCTATCTCTGGCACCGTTACATCAAATGGTAATCCTATCCCTTTCAGCAGTATCTATGTACAAAATGGGAAAGGAACCAATGCAGATGAAAATGGCTCGTTTACATTAGATATTACTGAGGGTACTTTTACCATTATAGCTCAATCACAAGGGTTTAAAACTCAAAAGAAAACGATAACGGTAGTGCTGGGAGAAAACAAAACAATTAACTTTTCGCTTTCTGAAGACACATTTGGTCTAGAAGAAGTTGTTGTAAGTGCTACTAGAAATCAAATTCCGAAAAGAGAAGCTCCGGTTATTGTCAATGTACTTAGCCCTAAAGTTTTTAAAGCCACGCAATCAATATCACTAGCAGACGGTCTTAATTACCAACCCGGAGTTCGAACCGAAACCAACTGCCAAAACTGTGGTTTTACACAAGTGAGATTAAACGGTCTGGAAGGACAATACACACAAGTTTTGGTAAACAGTAAACCTGTTTTTAGTGCCCTTAATGGAGTTTATGGACTAGAGCAAATACCGGTGAGTATTATTGACCGTGTTGAAGTTGTAAGAAGTGGTGGTTCTGCCCTTTTTGGGTCAAATGCTATCGCAGGAACGGTAAATGTAATTACTAAAGAACCTGTTATAAACACCTGGGAAATAAACTCAAACGTAGCAGTAATTGATGAAAAATCTACAGATAGAACTATTAATATTAACGGCTCACTGGTAAGTGAAGATTTATCTTCCGGAATTACAATTTATGGTATTTATAGAAATAGAGACGCCTATGATGCAAATGATGATGGTTTTACTGAAATAACCGAACTGCAAAACAACTCTTTGGGAACAAAAGCATTCTTAAAACCTAATGATAATAGTAAGATTGGGATAGACTTTACAGCTATACGAGAATATAGAAGAGGTGGTGACCGTCTAGATCTAGCGCCGCAATTTACAGATATTACCGAAGAGCTAGATCACAATACTATTTTTACTGGAGCCGATTATCAATGGCATGATGATGACTATAAAAACTCAATTGAAGCATATACTTCTCTACAACATACAGACCGAGAAAGCTATTATGGCGGTTTAGGCGGAGGTCGTACCGCTGCAGACTCTATTGCTGCAAATAATTCATTCGGAAATACTAAAGATTTGGCAATTGTTGCCGGCAGTAAATACAGTCATAATTTTGATAATAAAGACGTTCTTACCACTGGAATTGAATATCAGCTAAATGACACACAAGATGCTATTACGGGTTATAATAGATTAATCGATCAAAAGGTAAATAACTTTGGTTTTTACGCTCAATATGAGTGGAAATTAATCAAAGACTTTACAGCACTTATAGGCGCTCGCCTAGATCATGTTGATGTTGATGGTTTCTATTCAATTCAAAATATTATACGACAGTCAAATGTTGAGCAAACTGTATTAAGTCCTCGATTTACCATTTTATATAATTTTACAGACGCGTTACAATTTAGAGGAGGATATGCAAGAGGATTCCGCGCTCCACAAGCTTTTAATGAAGATTTGCATATATCTTCTGTAGGTGGCGAACAGCGGTTTGTGATACTTTCAGATGAACTAGAAAGTGAATTTTCAAATGCATTTACAGCTTCTTTAAATTTCACAAAAGACTTTAATAAAGTTCAAACAAATTTATTGATTGAAGGGTTTTATACAACATTAGAAAATCCTTTTACTTTGGTAAATACCGGAAACTCATTACCAAACGGATCTATCTTGGAAGAATCCCGCAATGGATCAGGAGCCAAAGTTATGGGCGCAAATTTTGAAGTTTCTATTTCTCCCAGTTCAAATTTATTTTTTCAATTAGGAGGAACCATTCAAAGATCAAGATATGATCAAAACCAAGTACTTTTTGAAGCCGATGACACTTCTGAAGGGGAACAAGATGTAAGTACAGATGAATTTGTGCGATCTCCAAACTCCTACGGTTTCTTAAACTCTAATTGGCAAATAAATGATGCCTTTAAGCTTGATGTAACCGGCACATTTACTGGCTCGATGATTGCTCCTAGAGTAATAAATGACTCCGGTTTTATCGACTTGGTAGACACAGAATCTTTTTTTGATGTAACCAGTAAACTTACATATCATTTTGATTTAAAAGAAAATTTTCACGTCGAGTTAAGCGGTGGTATTCAAAATATTTTTAATAGCTATCAAGATGATTTTGATTCGGGTGCAATGCGAGATTCAGATTATGTTTATGGCCCAAATATGCCTAGAACATTTTTTATAGGATTAAGGTTTGGCGATTTTTAA
- a CDS encoding SCO family protein, with product MLQFFSKYKFFGIVMLVLSAIIITIIYNVYTINDDDQVLPIYQPNDVTASLVDTTVQHVKKYHKIADFSLTNQNGETITQKDYKDKIYVADFFFTTCQTICPIMTDHMVKIQEKIKNNPEVLLLSHTVTPEIDTVAQLKKYALEKGVIDSKWNLVTGDKKEIYDLARKSYLAAKDTPYNKYDLIHTENFVLVDKKRRIRGFYDGTDSEAIDQLMKDIKILEKE from the coding sequence ATGCTTCAGTTTTTCTCAAAGTATAAGTTTTTTGGTATTGTAATGCTTGTATTATCGGCAATAATAATTACTATCATATACAATGTTTATACAATTAATGATGATGATCAAGTTTTACCCATTTATCAACCCAATGATGTTACAGCTTCTCTTGTAGATACTACTGTTCAACACGTTAAGAAATATCATAAAATTGCAGATTTTTCACTAACCAATCAAAACGGAGAAACTATTACCCAAAAAGATTATAAAGATAAAATCTATGTGGCCGATTTCTTTTTTACTACTTGTCAAACCATTTGTCCTATCATGACAGACCATATGGTAAAAATTCAAGAAAAGATTAAAAATAACCCTGAAGTGTTACTTCTATCTCACACAGTAACACCAGAAATTGACACCGTGGCTCAACTAAAGAAATACGCACTAGAAAAAGGAGTAATAGATTCAAAATGGAATTTGGTCACCGGTGATAAAAAGGAAATCTATGATTTAGCACGCAAGTCATACTTAGCTGCCAAAGACACTCCTTATAACAAGTATGATTTAATCCACACAGAAAATTTTGTATTGGTTGATAAAAAAAGAAGAATACGCGGTTTTTATGATGGTACAGATTCTGAAGCGATTGATCAACTAATGAAAGACATTAAAATTTTAGAAAAAGAATAG